In Candida orthopsilosis Co 90-125, chromosome 4 draft sequence, the genomic stretch AATTTCGTATGTACGttatttttatatttaGCCGCTTATATGCTAAGTTTAGTATTACGGTTTTGTGATACTCTTTGCGCATTAACAACAAACCCATGAACCACAATTgcatttcaattgtttacaaTAGCATAATTCAGCTCTCTTTTTGGAGCAATAGACGGTTATGAGCGTATGAGAATAATAGGGGCTATGTCTGACAAACAAGTCTCCATTCGAAGATAGAGTGTACCGgtttttaatcaatttaacAAAGACGCCTCGAGAAAGTAGAATGTTCTTGTAATACAATTGGATTTTAGTCTGAAGTCATTGAAAATGTGCAAAGAGATATACTATAGAGTGCTTTATCCACGGTTGCTGTTTCTATCGTTTTCATGTCAACTGGAGTTACAAATGTTTTAGtttgcaaaatataaaCTTTAATGGTGAAAATTTCATagcaacaaaaaaataccATACCACGTgggaattgaaagattgCTTGAGCCGTTAGCAAAGTTCAAAGTGTATGCATTGTCACTTAAATGGGTCAAGGTTGTGGTGGGATAACTCCAAAGTAGCAATTGGACCTGTCATCAAGCACCAACAATGGCTACACCTCACATCAATGGAAAGACTCCCCAGATGTTTGCCAAGATCCTGGGGAAAATAACGccaaaaaaagaataaaaaaataatcGTACATTAAAAATTTCTTACAAACAAAGATTCAATACTCTACTTAGCTACACTTTTTACCCCTGAAATGGACCTGCAGCCAAGCAAAGATTTCTTCTCGTAAAATGGACATTAAAAACTGGAGTCTTTTTTGTGAAAAATGCAGTCATGTGGTCGCTGCTAGCAATCACATCTCTTctgttcaattgttgttgctgctgttgtgGACCTTTCTTCTCTTCACTCCCTTCACTATTATTTACAGTAACAAATGCTTCTGGTTCTGGTCCTGCATCATTGGTGTTTTTCTTAACATCCCAAACTCTCACACTATTGTCTCCTGAACCACTAACCAACACGGTTCCATCGCGCGAGAAGGACAAGGAGTATATAGAGGATCTACCATGACCTTTCATCgttttcaatcttcttCCCGTGCCAATATCCCATAGATTAATCACATTATCCTCTCCTGCACTAGCGAGCCACCTACCATTTGGCGAGACGGCAAGGCAATTGATGGCATTTGTATGGCCCATGAAAATTCTAACACAATGACCATTATGAACATCCCACATTCTACAAGTTCTATCACTTGATCCAGTAAAGACGtagtttgaatttggatgGAACTCGACACAATCGACGTCATTTATATGTCCAGCAAATATCCTCAATGGGTAGATATGGTCAGTTGCCCATAATCTAGCAGTTTGATCATGTGAAGCCGTTGCAAAGTAATGGCCCAATGGTGAAAACTTGACATCCCATACGGGTTGATTATGTCCTTTATATGATACCAATGCCGTGAATGTGTCCAAAGACCAAAGACGTACCGTTTTATCTTCAGAACAAGTGAGAAGGAATTTGTTATCGggtgaaaaagaaatcccATATATAGGACCACTATGTCCAATTAATTTCCTCGAGTTTTCGGGGAACTGATGATTCTTGCGGTCTTTTTTAACAGCTGACTCAAGAGGCTTACCATCTAAACTCCATATTCTGACATAGCTTCCTTGAAAACCCGCTGCAACAAGTGTTGAGTCTTCGTTGAATGCAACACAGGTcatttcattgtttgtattgtgAAAGGTGTACATACAAACAGAAGGAGAACTAGCTTGTATCGTACCCAACTTTATCTTAGATCTAGaatcttcaacttgtaAAATCATCTTCTTGATGTCGGTTGCATCTTTCATTGGTAAAGGTAATGAATCTTTTGCTGGCGAATCAACATCTGGCTTTGTTAATTCTTGAAACTCTTCACTAAGTGTTTTACCATTAACTGGCAGTACCTTTCCATCCTTCACCTTCAACTCGGCCTCTACTTCTTTGCTAACTTCGGTATCCAATGGCATCTTACCTAACTTTACCTCCTTTTCGCTATTGAACTTCTCCAACTCATTTGTATTAGCAAAGTACTCGGATATTCCTTCTTCTGGATTGGCTTCACCTTCTTGGTCAATCTTGTCAGGTctatttttggaaataaCGGGatccaaatattgattAATCATACGTATCAAAATTGCACCACCAACAGCCTCATTCTCATGAAGgaaatacaacaacaagttgaGTGATGTCTTTGACACCAATATTCTATATCTGTGCTTTCTATAGGCTACCGCCACTTCATTCTCTTGTATATGTTCAGGTAACGATAAACCGGCGAACTTCCTCACCTCGACGCCATgtaaaatcaaatgatcGGACTTGTATTTGTCAAAAAACTGCTTGGCTTTAACTTCATACCCTTTTGTTATCAAGTCCAAGAAACAATGTATAAACAAAGGATACAATACTCGGGATAATTCAGGCTTGTACAAGTCCAATGAAGATTCGACCCATTTCCTAAGCATCGAATAAGCCATAAAGTAAGTATCGGGgtcattttcaattctaGTTTTGGCTTCCAATGCTTTCAATTGTCTCAAATCAGCTTCTTTGGCCAACCTTACCTCACGGtcctttgtttcttgtAGCTCACGCTCAACTTTTGACTGTTTCTCTTTGAGTTCTCTCAACTCTTTGGCGtctttgttcaacttgTCTTCCATATTGACAACCAACTCACTTGGTGATACTAATTCTGTGGTTGCAGGAGTGGCAGGGGCGCCTGCTGGGGTTGGTGTGTTTGTGCTCTCCAACCGAAGCATAGATTCTGTTCTGTGGTACCcctttttgtttaaataGTCAAGCACTATTCGATTTAAGTCGGCCTGTGAGTATTGAGGCTGATTGCTTCTGacttgttgctgttgctgttgttgcgCAGGACGTGGAGCTTGAGATTGTAGTGGTACAGATTGAGAAGAGCTCTGCGTATTAGCTATAGGCGCGCCCGTTGCATTTTGCTGAGCATCTGACAGCATCCGCTTAGCTTCGTTATTCATGCTTGATACCTGTTGGCAATGATTGATGGTggtattgaaatttcagTTCTTTGACCTCGAAActtaattttttttatttggtCGCAAGTGAAGAAGTATTCTTTCTGGTAGCATCGAACTACTGGCAATGTTGGTAAtaagagattgaaaatcgATATCGAGAAAACGGTCCCTGATAAATGATAGCTAATGGTGCTTTGAGTTGATATTCTCACTTCTGGGACAGTTTGGGGTGGAAAAAGACCGAGGTAGATGTGATCATTGAATTTACCTGTTAAAGGTAAGAGAGTACGCGAACTAAGTCTATTGAAACAACCGATGCCACTTCCCAGCGATTTGGATGACAAAGAGATTTAAATTTAAAGACGTGAAGTGTGAGTTACTTGGAAAGTAAGAGATTGCAGTTAGGTTTTATGATTTCACCACTACataattttgcaaccatttCGAGAGGAATTAGTAGCGTATAGCAGCTTGAGTTATTAGGGTTGGTGGTTTAAAGATTGTTCCTTTAGCAACTCATCGTCTTCGTGTAGGCAATATTTGAGTATTAGTCTTTTCCCTATTAATTCTGCctaattttttgaaaaggaagagaGATTTATGCccaattttgttgcaaaatatttaATGATAAAATAAACTTTCGAGGTTTTTAGCCTCATTGTGTCATTATCATGCCAATACAAGGATAATCATacaccaaaacaaaaccacTTTCAAAATGGGCAATTTCGGTTTAATTCAAACCCAAGAACTTTTACTTTTTAGCTCTCTGAATATGGTTTTACTTTGGAACGAGTCATAAATTGGGCGAATGGTCTAGTGGTATGATTCTTCGTTTGGGTATTCTCAAGCCTGAGCAATAAGTTTCGAAGAGGCCCTGGGTTCGATTCCCAGTTCGCCCCATTTTTTTATTCGATCACAtctttatttgaattttttttgccttacttgaaacaacaacctGTAAAGCCCAATTTTAAATACTTGAGAACGGTCAGTACCCAGACTCGTCATCAATGTCAAGCGTAGGTATTACctttgattctttttccttttcgAAAATTACCACCCGGTAGCGTCAACATCTTGAGAAAACGGAAAAATGTTTTGACGTGTTATTTAGATATCAAACATCATCAGAAGTGTACACGAGTAATCTACAGAATAACGATGTTGCAATTAGCCACCCTACTATTATTCACCACCGCTACATCAGCAAACctatttgatttcatcaaccatCAATTCGGTGGAGCAACACAACACGCACAAGGTGTCAAAAACCCACAAGATTATGAGAACCTAATGCTTAACACACAATGTAACAAATATTTATGCCCTGATACCGGAATTTGTGTCGATGCCCCAAAATTCTGTCCTTGCCCGTATCCATCGTCCCAATTGAGATGCTTTTTGCCCGATGGAAGATACATTTGTATATCGAAGCCAGCAGGAGAAGGTATTTCGGAAAAGTATGATGATCCTAAGACAAACTTCAAAATAGATGCTAAAGATGACAACATACGTGATTGTGGATGGATTAGTAGAGCATGGAGAGGGTTGTGAGTGTGTGATGTGATGTATATTATTGCACTTTTCATTAGAGTGTTCGAACAACTGCATTTGGGATGAGCTCACCGTGCTTTCGGGAAGAGACAGAAGTGGAGTCGATTATAGGAGACGAACAGCTATGGTTGTTTTGAACCTCCTTTTCTAAATTGTCATATAGATAACTTATTCATGGATATTCTGCAATATAAAGCCTGACACTGATACGAGCATCCACTCAAAACCGAGTCTAATAAGTAAAGAAGAAAGGTATGgttatttctttttcttgaacaaCAGAAGTCTAATATGTGTTGTTCTACTCTAAATTAGTTATTTGAAGTTATTCGCTACCATTCTCTTATCCGTATTAAGTAAAACGCGGTAAAATGATTTTAATCTGAGTCATAGACAAACAcactgaaaaatttttttataatttttcacGCATATCAAGTTATCAGTAATCAAATTTTATAACAAATCCATTGGTCCACCACAAGATATTTATTCATTAAACACAACAACACGCACACATACACACCCATTTCTTATGCTTAGAGTTAGAACCATAAGACAGGGTAATACAGTAGTACCCTACCTTCACAAAAGATGTTTAGCTACACAAGGATTCAGCTACCCTGTTCCTCCAGAGTATGAATCAAGAACCCCGCCCTATTCAAAATTAGTTGACAAACTTGCGACAGTTAAAAAAATAGTCAACAATCAGCCGTTGACTCTTGctgaaaagattttgtattCTCATTTATGTAATCCCGAGGAAAGTCtcacttcatcaaatgttAACGATATCAGAGGTAAAgaatatttgaaattaaaccCCGATAGAGTTGCGATGCAAGACGCATCTGCTCAAATGGCTTTGTTACAATTCATGACCTGTGGTATGAGTTCAACTGCAGTCCCAGCATCAATACATTGTGATCACTTGATTGTGGGAAAAGATGGTGCATCTTCGGATTTgaccaaatcaattgcaacCAATAAAGAagtgtttgattttttgcaaagttGTGGTGAGAAATAtggtattcaattttgggGACCAGGATCAGGTatcattcatcaaattgtcTTGGAAAACTTTTCAGCTCCTgggttgatgatgttggGTACTGATTCACATACACCGAACGCTGGTGGTCTTGGTGCTATTGCcattggtgttggtggtgCAGATGCTGTTGATGCATTGACAGGAACACCATGGGAGTTGAAGGCACCAAAAGTTTTAGGTGTCAAATTGACGGGTAAGATGAGTGGTTGGACATCACCAAAGGATGTTATCACTACATTGGCAGGTATTTTAACCGTCAGAGGAGGTACAGGatatattgttgaatattttggTGATGGAGTTGCCAACTTGTCATGTACTGGTATGGCTACTATAACTAATATGGGTGCTGAGATTGGAGCTACCACATCCATATTCCCATACCAAGAAGCTCACAGAAGGTACTTGATTGAGACGAATAGAGAACCAGTAGCGAATGCAGCAGATGCAGTAAATAAAGAAGTAAAATTCTTACAAGCTGATGAGGGTGCTGAGTATGACAAGGTTATCGAAATCAACCTTTCTGAATTGGAACCACACGTTAATGGTCCATTTACCCCTGATTTATCAACtccaatttccaaatttggagAAACTGCACAAAAAGAAGGTTGGCCAGAAACTGTTTCAGCTGGTTTAATTGGATCTTGTACAAACTCATCCTATCAAGATATGTCAAGAGCCGTCTCCATTATTAAACAAGCAGAAGCGGCCGGAttaaaaccaaaaattCCATTTTTTGTTACGCCAGGTTCGGAACAAATTAGAGCAACGATTGAAAGAGATGGACTTATAAgtacatttgaaaaaaatggCGCTATTGTTTTGGCCAATGCTTGTGGTCCATGTATTGGACAATGGGATAGAGTTGATGTGCCCAAGACATCTACTGAATTTAATGCGATTTTCACTAGCTTTAATAGAAATTTCAGAGCTAGAAATGATGGAAATAGAAACACCATGAATTTCTTGACGTCTCCAGATATGGTTACGGCAATGATTTACTCAGGTGATATCAATTTTAACCCAATGACTGATAGTATTAAATTGGAGAATGGCGAAGAGTTTAGGTTCCAGCCACCGGAGGGAGTTGATTTGCCAAATAAGGGATTCATCAAAGGTAGATCAGAATTTTATCCTGAACCAAATCCACAACCAAAACCAGAAGTACCAGTTAGTGTTAGTCCAACATCCGACAGATTACAATTATTGGAACCTTTTGAACCATGGAATGGTGACGAGTTGTCAACCAATGTACTACTCAAAGTCGAGGGAAAATGTACTACCGATCACATTTCTGCTGCTGGTGCATGGTTGAAATACAAGGGTCATTTGGAAAACATTTCATACAATACTTTAATTGGTGCtgtcaacaaagaaactGGTGAAGTTAATAAAGCATACGATTTGAATGGTGACTCATATGGTATTCctgaattgatgatgaaatggaAAGATGACAAAAGACCTTGGGTCGTTGTTGCTGAACATAACTATGGTGAAGGTTCAGCCAGAGAACATGCTGCATTATCACCAAGATTTCTTGGTGGGTCAGTAATTTTAGTGAAATCATTTGCAAGAATCCAcgaaacaaatttgaaaaaacaagGTATGTTGCCATTAACTTTTGCTAACGAAGAAGATTATGACAAGATACTGGCGGGTGATTTAATCACTAcgattgatttgaaagatatgATTGCCAAAGATGGAAATAATGGAGGAACATTGAGATTGAAAGTGACAAAGAGAGATGGACcagaatttgaaattttggcTAAACATACAATGTCAAAAgatcaagttgaatttttcaaagctgGATCAGCTATTAATTATATtggtaatttgaaaaagcaaGAGGCAAGCGCTTGATTCAGGTGAATGTGTATATATTTATTTTGTATAAAAATCTTTGACAATAGAAATTCTGCATTAGAAATGaataatcaacaaacctaagcatcaatcaatgtatccttctttttgtcgtcatcatcgtcaccatcttcttcatcgtcatcatcgtcatcaccTCTATCTCTTCCATAATATTCGTCTAAAATCTTTGGACTAATTCTGTTCAACAATTCTCTTGGATAGATTCGTAACAATGACCAAGCAAGATCCAATGACTCAATAATTGTTCTATTTTCATAAGCACCTTGATTAAtaaaattcttttcaaacttcTCCAAGAATTCCAATGACAATTTATCTTCAGTTGACAATGcttcttcaccaacaacagccTTCATAGCAGCAGCATCTTTACCAATGGCATATTTAGCATACAATTGATTAGATACATCACCAtgatcttttcttgttcttcCTTCACCAATTGCCGATTTCATCAAACGTGATAATGATGGCAACACATTAATTGGTGGGTAAATAGCTCTATTATGTAATTGTCTATCAACGAAAATTTGTCCCTCAGTAATATAACCAGTCAAATCAGGAATTGGATGGGTAATATCATCGTTAGGCATAGTCAAGATTGGAACTTGAGTAATGGACCCATTTCTACCTTCAACTCTACCTGCTCTTTCATAGATTGTTGACAAATCGGTATACATGTAACCAGGATAACCTCTTCTACCTGGAACTTCTTCTCTAGCAGCAGACACTTCTCTCAACGCATCAGCATAAGACGACATATCGGTTAAAATAGTCAACACATGTCTTTCAGTTTGATAAGCCAAATATTCAGCAGTAGTTAATGCCAACCTAGGAGTAATAATTCTCTCAATTGTAGGATCATTAGCCaagttcaaaaacaatgaaGTTCTTTCTAATGATCCATTTTCTTCGAaatcttgtttgaaaaatcttgAGGTTTCCAAGTTAACACCCATTGCCGCAAAcacaattgagaaattttcTTCATGGCCATCATGAACATCTTTAGTTGGACGAACCAAACCTGCTTGTCTACAAATTTGAGCCGCAATTTCATTATGTGGTAAACCCGAGGCTGAGAAAATAGGAATCTTTTGTCCTCTAGCAATAGAATTCATAGTATCAATAGCAGAAATACCAGTACTAATCATTTCTTCGGGGTAAATACGAGCATATGGGTTAATTGGTGATCCATTAATATCCAAATATTCTTCAGCGAAAATCTTGGGCCCTTTATCAATAGGTCTACCTGATCCATCAAAAATTCTACCCAACATATCCTCACTCACAGggattttcaaattctctCCAGTAAATTCAACTCTTGTTTTTTTGACATCAATTCCCGAAGTACcttcaaaaacttgaacAATGGCTTTTGAACCTctaatttccaaaacttgACCTTGTCTAACTGACCCGTCGGGTAATGttaaattgacaatttcattgaaaCGGGGGAACTTGacattatcaacaatgacCAATGGACCATTAACACCACCAACGGTATTGTAATTAATTCTAGGactgattttgaaacctTCAGTGACGGctttcttgttcaattcaaacaattcttTATCTGAAAGTGACATCTTATGCGTTGTATACCCTTGTGAGATGGACCTTACAGTATATTGCTTTGCGTATGGGATGGAGTGTAGGTTGATAAAGTGTAAATCTGATAAGAGAGACTGGATGTTTTGTCGATTTTTCTGTTTGGTGAAACTTTGGCTTGCGAACAAAATTAATTAATTACATCCATACACCAATACAAGCAGAAAAATAGACACCATTATACTTAATATGCGGCGTAAGATATACCCCCTCCTACTTCAAGCTACAATATTTCACTAATTAAATCCCAATCATCACCATAGCCTGTAGTTGACTCATTTATAAACAAGTTGTTAAAGTTTAACGTTTGGAAAGCAAGTGCTTTATTGTGATGCTTTTGTGCATAAGTTGACTTTACTATTGACTTGTACACTTGTTGTAATAAATCATGGGAATGTGTCTTCAGATTGAGCCTTGAGCCAACTAAAGAGTTCAATTTTATAGTATGAGTTGATTCCCTTACGCTTGAAAGTGTATCcaatattttttcaaaattacaccaatcttcaattgtgaaaTCAGATGTATCAATTGccaaaattgtcaacaataCTTGAAAATTGGCTATTATTCTCACGATAACCACCAAAAATTCGAGAAAATCCTTTATCGATAACTTGTTAAAtggtttgttgattattCTATGGGGGATAGTAATCTTCCTAACGGCGGAAGAGCTTGCACTGTTTTGCCTAATTACTGGAATACTATTGAGCTCAACTGGTTCAATAGGTGATGACGACAACCTCGCAGCACGACGCTGAAAATTTAACGTTTTCGAAGATAGGGGAAGTTGATAAGCATCGCCCAACTTGATCACTTTTTCAGAAACATTGTCAATACCCATAGGAGTAGTCTCTCTATGATCcccttcatcatcaattatgGATTCCTTCTGCCCCGTAATCATcacttctttttttttcaaaagatcaTAGAATTTGGAATCAGGTAGGTACTTTGTTAGCGTTCGTGAATGCGGTAGTTGCATGTTGAACAAACGTGatagttgattttgcaaaacaatgaGTCTTTCGAGGAACTGATTAATTGCAGATAGATTGTAGCCAAGAAACTCATCTAGATTTAGAATTGGTTGGTGATGGAAATATAATTTCTTATTATCCCTCTTTTGCAACGCAATTTCTCGTAGTATTTCATAATGTTGAAactgaattttttttgcttgTCGTTCGACTTGTgcaattttggttttttgaaaatcatcaatctcTTTAGTCAACTGGTCTGACCGTTGAGAGTGgtctttgatcaattcggactccttcttcaacaactttaaTCGAAGTGAATCAACTTgtgtttcaatttgctcATTATGGCTTCTTAAATTACCCACCTTCTTTTGCCCTTGTTTTATGGCAAAGTCTATAGAATCAACTCGTAGTTTGGTGTCGAGAATCTTCAacttattcaattgaatagcCAATGCCGTAATCGAGTTCATCGAGGGCCGCGTGACATCATCACGTAAGTTATTGTCAAGTTTATGAGCTACTTTTTTTGAATCATCTTGTCCACATTGTAGCGTAGATGCTATCTTGAATATCTTGTTGACCTGCCCTTCGTAACTTGCCAACAACTCATCATCCTGTTTTGCTTGACTCTGTAATCGtttcaaagttttgaaatcagcTGGACTTTGCAGATCTTTATCAGACACTGACTCATATTTCTTCTGCTGCATAACACATGTAGAGCATGGAAGGGTGaagaaaagttgataatGTGAATTTACTTTAAGGGAATGTTCTTGATAATAGATGCCAAAGTTATGTGTGGATGTATCTGTGtgacaaaatcttttgtgAAACTCTAAAACTGGTAGTGTGCTGGTGGAGAAAAATCGTCACGATAAGGAAGAAGTGCAAGAGACCTTGAAGAAGCTATTCAACTTAGTGCGATGCAAAAGCAGGCTACATGCTTGAACACATGGAGAAACTCAAGCTCTAGCTTTGAAATGAACTTTCCAATCTTGAGATAAAAAAATGTAGGCTGTTTAACGAATCTTTTGGTAAATTATACACTATAAATTGTCTAATCAAATACAATCTCATTATCTCTCCATTCTACGTCACTGAAGCTATTGCTACTCCCAATTCAGAATCACCCTGTCCATAATACAAAAACCAGTGGCCCTTGAACTGGACAATCCCTTCACAAAATACAACTTTATTTACCTGTCCTTCTACTTCATTCAACAGTTGTGGTTTTAATATCGGATGTTCCAATCTGGCAACTGGTCCTTGTTTGATATTATCATAATCAATTAACATGGCATTAACAGTGTATGTTTCTGGAggtaaatcaaatccaCCAGTAGTTGCTGCATTGTAAATAAATATCCATTGGTTACCTGAACCACCCATTTTGATAGGAGCTGGACCACTTTCAATTAATTTACTTTCACGATGTAAAACTTGTTTGGCAAATATGTTatgattgattgaattaTGGGTCAATTTCCAATGTATTAAATCAGTCGATTCAGCAAGATGTAATTGACAGTCTCCCCAAATCATATAATATTTGCCATCCTTACTTCTTTTATTGAATATAGCACCGGACTTCAGCCAATTTTTACgaatgattttgtttccATTACTAGTAACTGCAATGTCATTCCAAGTAGGTGGAACAATTGGACCCAATTTGTTCCAATGAAACAAATCTTCACTTGTAGCAACACACAATCGAGCAGTGTGTAAATCAAAAGCAGTGTACGTAACAATAAACAACTTCAGTTCTGGATCTCTCACAATACGAGGGTCTTCAATTCCACCGCCTTCTTCATACGGCTCAGTTGCAGTTATTATCGGTTTCTTGTGTTTATGGAAGCTAACACCGTCGGAAGACCAAGCAATACCCACAGATGATAATTTGGCCTTATTTTGAGCTCGGTATAACATAACTACATGGTCATCAATGACTATAGCTGTAGCGTTGTACAAGTATGcactttcaaattcaacatcgGGATCGGGTTTCATTATTGGGTTATGTTTGTATCTTTTGAATGGTCCAATGGGgaatgttgttggtggtttaTAATGCTTATCTCCACAAATGGAGTTTTTGTTAATCGTTGGAATCATCATATTGCTTGGATATTTGATGTGGTTTGAGAATTGGGTAGATAAGCAATATTATGCTAcagattgttgttttagGCTATGTTTATCGATTTGTTCTCCACTTGTTTTTCcgaaaaagaagtttcGTCGACATTTTAAGTGGCGGAATAGAAACTTCCCAAAATGGAACTTAGGGGGTAGTCAATATGTTCTTTTGCACGACATTTTGTGATGTACgacatatatatatatatatatatatgcaTTATGTCGTCATAGTTTTTATTATTGAAttattaatttttttaCATTGCTACTTCTATCGAAGCTGGTAGCGTGAATCGTTGAGTTTCAAGGGGGTGCAAGACCAAATAAATAACTTAGGGACAAACCCTGTACCTTCACTTAATTAGGTCCCTTGAGGTTGGTATTGCTTTGTAAAGTTATTATTACAGAAGGAAGTAAAAGAAGTGGGTACGGCTTTTTAGTAAATATCAAAGTCTGTTCATGTACATCAAAAGGCCCAACTTTCCAATGTTTAGCGCCAACAAAAAtcataaagaaaaaaaaacgacaaaaaaaattaagaGAACAAGAGGACCCCCATTGTGAAAAAGTTTAGGTCTTGTTAAATTGCACCAGAGCTAGATACGCATACCCACGAATATTCCATAATACAACAAACTTCCACCATTATAATATACAGCATTACACTATGGGACACTTACTTTCACATCCAATTGAGGATAAGAATCTCGATTACAAAACGTACACGAGACTTTCATATTGTATTGGATCTATGCAAGGATATCGTATGAGTATGGAGGATGCCCATGATGCTAAGATCAATGAGGATGAAACCATTGCGGTATTTGGAGTATTTGATGGACATGGAGGACAACAATGTGCTGAATACTTGTCGCATCATTTGACCAAACATATTTTTAGGAGACTTATAAATCTTCAAGAAACCAAAAAGAGCAAGAGAGATTATGGGAATAAACAAATTATCAAGATACTAAAAgattcatttttcaaaatggatAATGATTTATCCGATTCTCAAAGCTATGTCAAT encodes the following:
- a CDS encoding Taf5 protein (S. cerevisiae homolog TAF5 has general RNA polymerase II transcription factor activity, chromatin binding and has role in general transcription from RNA polymerase II promoter, histone acetylation); this translates as MNNEAKRMSSDAQQNATGAPIANTQSSSQSVPLQSQAPRPAQQQQQQQVRSNQPQYSQADLNRIVLDYLNKKGYHRTESMLRLESTNTPTPAGAPATPATTELVSPSELVVNMEDKLNKDAKELRELKEKQSKVERELQETKDREVRLAKEADLRQLKALEAKTRIENDPDTYFMAYSMLRKWVESSLDLYKPELSRVLYPLFIHCFLDLITKGYEVKAKQFFDKYKSDHLILHGVEVRKFAGLSLPEHIQENEVAVAYRKHRYRILVSKTSLNLLLYFLHENEAVGGAILIRMINQYLDPVISKNRPDKIDQEGEANPEEGISEYFANTNELEKFNSEKEVKLGKMPLDTEVSKEVEAELKVKDGKVSPVNGKTLSEEFQELTKPDVDSPAKDSLPLPMKDATDIKKMILQVEDSRSKIKLGTIQASSPSVCMYTFHNTNNEMTCVAFNEDSTLVAAGFQGSYVRIWSLDGKPLESAVKKDRKNHQFPENSRKLIGHSGPIYGISFSPDNKFLLTCSEDKTVRLWSLDTFTALVSYKGHNQPVWDVKFSPLGHYFATASHDQTARLWATDHIYPLRIFAGHINDVDCVEFHPNSNYVFTGSSDRTCRMWDVHNGHCVRIFMGHTNAINCLAVSPNGRWLASAGEDNVINLWDIGTGRRLKTMKGHGRSSIYSLSFSRDGTVLVSGSGDNSVRVWDVKKNTNDAGPEPEAFVTVNNSEGSEEKKGPQQQQQQLNRRDVIASSDHMTAFFTKKTPVFNVHFTRRNLCLAAGPFQG
- a CDS encoding Ylr104w protein (S. cerevisiae homolog YLR104W has in ER-associated protein catabolic process) gives rise to the protein MLQLATLLLFTTATSANLFDFINHQFGGATQHAQGVKNPQDYENLMLNTQCNKYLCPDTGICVDAPKFCPCPYPSSQLRCFLPDGRYICISKPAGEGISEKYDDPKTNFKIDAKDDNIRDCGWISRAWRGL
- a CDS encoding Aco2 aconitate hydratase 2 yields the protein MLRVRTIRQGNTVVPYLHKRCLATQGFSYPVPPEYESRTPPYSKLVDKLATVKKIVNNQPLTLAEKILYSHLCNPEESLTSSNVNDIRGKEYLKLNPDRVAMQDASAQMALLQFMTCGMSSTAVPASIHCDHLIVGKDGASSDLTKSIATNKEVFDFLQSCGEKYGIQFWGPGSGIIHQIVLENFSAPGLMMLGTDSHTPNAGGLGAIAIGVGGADAVDALTGTPWELKAPKVLGVKLTGKMSGWTSPKDVITTLAGILTVRGGTGYIVEYFGDGVANLSCTGMATITNMGAEIGATTSIFPYQEAHRRYLIETNREPVANAADAVNKEVKFLQADEGAEYDKVIEINLSELEPHVNGPFTPDLSTPISKFGETAQKEGWPETVSAGLIGSCTNSSYQDMSRAVSIIKQAEAAGLKPKIPFFVTPGSEQIRATIERDGLISTFEKNGAIVLANACGPCIGQWDRVDVPKTSTEFNAIFTSFNRNFRARNDGNRNTMNFLTSPDMVTAMIYSGDINFNPMTDSIKLENGEEFRFQPPEGVDLPNKGFIKGRSEFYPEPNPQPKPEVPVSVSPTSDRLQLLEPFEPWNGDELSTNVLLKVEGKCTTDHISAAGAWLKYKGHLENISYNTLIGAVNKETGEVNKAYDLNGDSYGIPELMMKWKDDKRPWVVVAEHNYGEGSAREHAALSPRFLGGSVILVKSFARIHETNLKKQGMLPLTFANEEDYDKISAGDLITTIDLKDMIAKDGNNGGTLRLKVTKRDGPEFEILAKHTMSKDQVEFFKAGSAINYIGNLKKQEASA
- a CDS encoding Vma2 vacuolar H(+)-ATPase; translated protein: MSLSDKELFELNKKAVTEGFKISPRINYNTVGGVNGPLVIVDNVKFPRFNEIVNLTLPDGSVRQGQVLEIRGSKAIVQVFEGTSGIDVKKTRVEFTGENLKIPVSEDMLGRIFDGSGRPIDKGPKIFAEEYLDINGSPINPYARIYPEEMISTGISAIDTMNSIARGQKIPIFSASGLPHNEIAAQICRQAGLVRPTKDVHDGHEENFSIVFAAMGVNLETSRFFKQDFEENGSLERTSLFLNLANDPTIERIITPRLALTTAEYLAYQTERHVLTILTDMSSYADALREVSAAREEVPGRRGYPGYMYTDLSTIYERAGRVEGRNGSITQVPILTMPNDDITHPIPDLTGYITEGQIFVDRQLHNRAIYPPINVLPSLSRLMKSAIGEGRTRKDHGDVSNQLYAKYAIGKDAAAMKAVVGEEALSTEDKLSLEFLEKFEKNFINQGAYENRTIIESLDLAWSLLRIYPRELLNRISPKILDEYYGRDRGDDDDDDEEDGDDDDDKKKDTLIDA